The following nucleotide sequence is from Gemmatimonadaceae bacterium.
ATCGACTTCAATGCGCTGAGTCACGACGCCAGGGCCGATCACATCCTGCTGCGCAACTCCGTCGAGGAGGCGCAGGACGAACTGAAGCGTGACACCAAGGTCTATGCCGACCTCGCCGCGCTGCTGCCGTTTGGCGATTCGGTCTTCGCGCTCGAGGACGCGCGCCGCCGCATGGAAGCGGTGGACGGCCCCCGCGCGGCGCGCACGCTCGCGTACATCGGCGCGACGGTAAATGCGCTGCGCACGAAGATCGAGAACCCGCCCAAGGGCGACTCCTCGGCGGTGAAGATCAGCAAGGTGGCGGCGTATCGGGCCGCCGAGGTGACTGCGGCGCTGCGGACGACGCTGCGGAGCTGGCACCAGTTCTACAATGGGTATGACCCGCTCTTCTCGTGGTGGACCGGCGCGCCCCACCGCAGCGCCGACTCGGCGCTCACCAACTACCAGCGCGTGCTGCGCGAGAAGATCGTCGGCTGGAAGCGCGGCGATGACGAGCCCATTGTCGGCTTGCCCATCGGCCGGGCCGCCATCGAGACCAGCATTCATCACGAGCTGCTGCCGTACTCGCCCGAGGAGTTGATTGCCATCGCCCAGAAGGAGCTCGACTGGGGCGAAAGCGAGATGAAGAAGGCGGCGCGCGCGATGGGGTTCGGCGACGACTGGAAGGCGGCGATGGAGAAGGTGAAGCAGAGCTACGTGCCGCCGGGTGAGCAGGTGACCATGGTGCGCGACCTCGAGTTCGACGCGGTGAAGTGGCTCAACGCGCACGACATGGTCACCATCCCGCCGCTGGCGCAGGATGTGTGGCGCATCGAGATGATCTCGCCGGAGCGGCAGAAGACGTCGCCGTTCTTCCTGGGCGGCGAGGTGTTCCAGGTGGCGTATCCCACCGACAGCATGCCGGACGACGACAAGCTAATGGCGATGCGCGGCAACAATCCGCACTTCTCGCACGCGACGGCGTTCCACGAGATGATCCCCGGCCACCACATGCAGGGGTTCATGACGTCGCGGTACTACCCGTACCGCCGCGAGTTCGCCACGCCGTTCTGGAGCGAGGGAGGCGCGTTCTACTGGGAAACGATCCTCTGGGACAACGGCTTCCACGCGAGTCCCGAGGACCGCATCGGGGCGCTCTTCTGGCGCATGCACCGCGCGGCGCGGATCATCTTCTCGCTCAATTTCCACCTCGGCAACTGGACGCCCCAGCAGTGCATTGATTTCCTCGTGGACCGCGTGGGGCACGAGCGCGCCAATGCCACGGCCGAGGTGCGCCGGTCATTCAACGGATCGTACGGGCCGCTGTACCAGGTGGCGTACATGATGGGCGGGCTGCAGTTCCGCGCGCTCCATCACGAGGTCGTGGACGGCGGCAAGATGACCAACCGCCAGTTCCACGATTTCATCTACACGCACGGCACCATGCCGGTGGAGATGGTGCGGGCGCTCATGCTGAACCAGCCGTTGTCGCGGGATTTCACGACGCAGTGGAAGTTCGCGGCAACCCTTCCGCCCTCCGGAGGCAGGTAAGACCATGTCGGTGCGCGTTGAAGCGGCGGTGGATTCGTTTGCCGGTGCCATGGCGGCGCAGCAGGCCGGCGTGCACCGCATCGAGCTGTGCGGCCCGCTGGTGGACGGCGGCACGACGCCCAGCGCCGGGCTCATTGCACGATGCCTCGAGCGGCTGCTCGTCTCGGTGCACGTGCTGGTGCGTCCGCGCGCCGGCGACTTCGTGTACACGGACGACGAGTTCGAGATCATGAAGCGTGACATCGCTGTGGCCAAGGAACTCGGCGCCGACGGCGTGGTGGTGGGGATCCTCACGCCGGACGGCGAAGTGGACGCGGCGCGGCTCGCCGAG
It contains:
- a CDS encoding DUF885 family protein, which gives rise to MQDKPAVYTPDAKLLIAERGSEMRGVVERYTADRMVLQRRYPQQYSPAQREVFGKFYDAWLGQLKAIDFNALSHDARADHILLRNSVEEAQDELKRDTKVYADLAALLPFGDSVFALEDARRRMEAVDGPRAARTLAYIGATVNALRTKIENPPKGDSSAVKISKVAAYRAAEVTAALRTTLRSWHQFYNGYDPLFSWWTGAPHRSADSALTNYQRVLREKIVGWKRGDDEPIVGLPIGRAAIETSIHHELLPYSPEELIAIAQKELDWGESEMKKAARAMGFGDDWKAAMEKVKQSYVPPGEQVTMVRDLEFDAVKWLNAHDMVTIPPLAQDVWRIEMISPERQKTSPFFLGGEVFQVAYPTDSMPDDDKLMAMRGNNPHFSHATAFHEMIPGHHMQGFMTSRYYPYRREFATPFWSEGGAFYWETILWDNGFHASPEDRIGALFWRMHRAARIIFSLNFHLGNWTPQQCIDFLVDRVGHERANATAEVRRSFNGSYGPLYQVAYMMGGLQFRALHHEVVDGGKMTNRQFHDFIYTHGTMPVEMVRALMLNQPLSRDFTTQWKFAATLPPSGGR
- a CDS encoding copper homeostasis protein CutC, coding for MSVRVEAAVDSFAGAMAAQQAGVHRIELCGPLVDGGTTPSAGLIARCLERLLVSVHVLVRPRAGDFVYTDDEFEIMKRDIAVAKELGADGVVVGILTPDGEVDAARLAELHAIASPMRVGFHRAFDAVKDQDEALELLVSLQFDCILTSGGAKTAAEGAQNLKRLVERAGDRINVIAGGKVTPANVAALVEATGVRMVHGREYAGMVKAVEGV